The proteins below are encoded in one region of Brachionichthys hirsutus isolate HB-005 chromosome 12, CSIRO-AGI_Bhir_v1, whole genome shotgun sequence:
- the dnajb11 gene encoding dnaJ homolog subfamily B member 11, translating into MATKGMNLCNVCCLLLYVITAVLAGRDFYKILGVSKTASIRDIKKAYRKLALQLHPDRNQDDPQAQDKFADLGAAYEVLSDEEKRKQYDAYGEDGLKEGHHGSHNDIFSSFFGDFGFMFGGNRQQQDRNIPRGNDIILDLEVTLEEVYSGNFVEVVRNKPVAKEAPGKRKCNCRQEMRTTQLGPGRFQMTQEMVCDDCPNVKLVNEERTLEVEIEQGVRDEMEYPFIGEGEPHIDGEPGDLRFRIKVLKHPVFERRGDDLYTNVTISLVEALVGFEMDIVHLDGHKVHILRDKVTKPGARMWKKGEGLPNFDNINIRGSLIITFDVEFPQTQLDEQEKEGIQNLLKQSSVQKVYNGLQGY; encoded by the exons ATGGCTACGAAAGGGATGAATCTGTGCAATGTATGCTGCCTGCTTCTTTACGTCATCACGGCGGTGCTTGCGGG GCGAGATTTCTACAAGATCTTGGGGGTGAGCAAGACTGCATCAATAAGGGACATCAAGAAGGCCTACAGAAAGCTTGCTCTCCAGTTGCACCCAGACAGAAATCAGGACGACCCTCAAGCTCAAGACAAATTTGCAGATTTGGGCGCAGCTTATGAG GTGCTTTCAgatgaggagaaaagaaaacaatatgATGCTTATGGAGAAGATGGACTCAAAGAGGGTCACCATGGCTCGCACAACGACATCTTCTCCAG CTTCTTTGGTGACTTTGGGTTTATGTTCGGAGGAAACCGACAGCAACAGGATAGGAACATCCCAAgaggaaatgacatcatacTAGATCTGGAGGTCACACTTGAAGAGGTGTACTCTGGGAACTTTGTTGAG GTCGTACGTAACAAACCTGTTGCCAAAGAAGCTCCTGGCAAGAGGAAGTGTAACTGCAGACAGGAGATGAGGACGACTCAGCTTGGACCAGGCCGCTTCCAGATGACTCAGGAAATGGTGTGTGATGACTGTCCCAATGTAAA GCTGGTAAACGAAGAGAGAACCTTGGAGGTGGAAATTGAGCAGGGAGTGAGAGATGAGATGGAGTACCCTTTCATTGGAGAAG GAGAACCCCACATTGATGGAGAACCAGGAGACTTACGATTCCGCATCAAAGTGTTGAA ACATCCCGTATTTGAACGCAGAGGAGATGACCTCTACACCAATGTCACTATCTCCCTGGTGGAGGCCCTGGTCGGCTTTGAGATGGACATCGTGCATTTGGATGGACACAAG GTCCATATATTGAGAGATAAGGTCACCAAGCCTGGTGCTCGGATGTGGAAAAAAGGAGAAGGCCTTCCAAACTTTGACAACATCAACATCCGAGGTTCCCTCATCATCACCTTTGATGTTGAGTTTCCTCAGACACAGCTGGATGAACAAGAGAAAGAAG GTATTCAGAATCTTTTGAAGCAGAGCTCCGTACAGAAGGTTTACAATGGACTACAAGGATACTGA